The Drechmeria coniospora strain ARSEF 6962 chromosome 02, whole genome shotgun sequence genome has a segment encoding these proteins:
- a CDS encoding nitrogen metabolite repression--responsible protein, with protein sequence MPAQVNGSMTRSIPIRVADDQFNGFRQQQKHSRSSYPEASPLSGSRNNSLTFRPPKRLMSSPNKTIAVINAAGRQAASLIRVATAVGYRVRAQLRNLEGVVATEVSTNPNVTVLVGELYTRHEPTEANKDVTQNGPISGVGVNHELISNLFDGAQLAFINTTFYGDEVQIGMALADAAKKAGIQHYIYSSMPDHAVYNKDWPSLPLWAAKHKVEDYVRGLGLAATFVYTGIYNNNFTSLKYPLFCMELQDDGSFVWKAPFHEDAKLPWLDAEHDVGPAIIQIIKDGVSKWRGQRIALAYEYLTPKEACALFARGVERPVHYVRCPIEIKVRIPAGYREQLEALETLFKPDEADAEKQPPYFGDAKLEASCPAEALQLWEGPRGMEEYAREMFPLEEEANCLTWMLDDVGHGGDEYDDDGADDDDDNDDKVAATATYVEQLRIHDDADESDDDEGLIMKGPKREEEQWLA encoded by the coding sequence ATGCCCGCTCAGGTCAACGGTTCCATGACGAGGAGCATCCCCatccgcgtcgccgacgaccagtTCAACGGCTTCCgccagcagcagaagcacTCCCGCTCCTCCTACCCCGAGGCGTCGCCCCTCTCGGGCTCGAGGAATAATTCCCTTACCTTTCGCCCACCCAAGCGGCTCATGTCGTCGCCGAACAAGaccatcgccgtcatcaacgccgccggcaggcaggcggccTCGCTCATACGcgtcgccacggccgtcggctACCGCGTCCGCGCCCAGCTTCGGAAtctcgagggcgtcgtggCGACGGAGGTGTCGACGAACCCCAACGTCacggtcctcgtcggcgagctgtACACGCGGCACGAGCCGACGGAGGCGAACAAGGACGTGACCCAGAACGGCCCCAtctcgggcgtcggcgtcaacCACGAGCTCATCTCCAACctcttcgacggcgcccaGCTGGCCTTCATCAACACCACCTTttacggcgacgaggtccagATCGGCATGGCCCtggccgacgcggccaagaaggccgGCATCCAGCACTACATTTACTCGTCCATGCCCGACCACGCCGTCTACAACAAGGACTGGCCTTCGCTGCCGCTCTGGGCGGCCAAGCACAAGGTCGAGGACTACGTCCGCgggctcggcctcgccgccaccttTGTCTACACGGGCATCTACAACAACAACTTCACCTCGCTCAAGTACCCGCTCTTCTGCATGGAGCTGCAGGACGACGGGTCCTTTGTCTGGAAGGCACCCTTCCACGAGGATGCCAAGCTCCCCtggctcgacgccgagcacgacgtcggcccCGCCATCATCCAGATCATCAAGGACGGCGTCTCCAAGTGGCGGGGCCAACGGATCGCGCTCGCCTACGAGTACCTCACGCCCAAGGAGGCGTGCGCCCTGTTCGcccgcggcgtcgagcgtcCCGTGCACTACGTGCGGTGCCCCATCGAGATCAAGGTTCGCATCCCCGCGGGGTAccgcgagcagctcgaggcctTGGAGACGCTGTTCAagcccgacgaggccgacgcggAGAAGCAGCCGCCCTACTTTGGCGACGCGAAGCTCGAGGCGAGCTGCCCCGCCGAGGCCCTGCAGCTGTGGGAAGGTCCCCGCGGCATGGAGGAATACGCCCGAGAGATGTTCccgctcgaggaggaggcgaacTGCCTGACTTggatgctcgacgacgtagGTCACGGGGGTGACGAGtatgacgacgacggagccgacgacgacgacgacaacgacgacaaggtggccgccacggcgacgTACGTCGAGCAGTTGAGAAttcacgacgacgccgacgagtccgacgacgacgagggactCATCATGAAAGGCCCGAAGCGAGAGGAAGAGCAGTGGCTTGCCTAG
- a CDS encoding erg2 C-8 sterol isomerase produces the protein MAKPQKPQKQQRKRAPGMGGLLAVLAVMTALLSAAVFLVDQNLDRFYIFELDHLRDVSQRAIAQHGNSTKDIVRYIVDELKERSPAHVNVHEEWMFNNAGGAMGAMYIIHASTAVGTEGHTGRHTADDYFHILSGTQLAYVPGEYAPEVYPQGTVHHLRRGDVKQYKMPDACFALEYARGWIPPMLFFGFADGLSSTLDLPTLWTTTRVTGREMISNLLKGKF, from the exons ATGGCCAAACCGCAGAAGCCGCAGAAGCAGCAACGGAAGCGAGCGCCTGGAATGGGTGGCCTGCTGGCCGTTCTGGCCGTCATGACCGCCCTGCTCTCGGctgccgtcttcctcgtcgaccagaATCTCGACAGGTTCTACATCTTCGAGCTGGACCACCTGCGGGACGTGTCCCAACGTGCCATCGCGCAGCACGGGAACAGTACCAAGGACATTGTTCGGTACATCGTGGACGAGCTCAAGGAGAGGTCGCCGGCGCACGTCAACGTCCACGAGGAGTGGATGTTCAACAATGCCGGCGGTGCCATGGGTGCCATGTACATCATTCACGCCA GCACGGCCGTTGGCACCGAGGGCCACACCGGCCGCCACACCGCAGACGACTACTTCCACATCCTCTCGGGCACGCAGCTGGCCTACGTCCCGGGAGAATACGCGCCCGAGGTCTACCCGCAAGGCACCGTCCACCATCTCCGCCGGGGCGACGTGAAGCAGTACAAGATGCCCGACGCCTGCTTCGCCCTCGAGTACGCCCGTGGCTGGATCCCCCCCATGCTCTTCTTTGGCTTCGCCGATGGCCTCTCCAGCACTCTCGATCTGCCGACTCTATGGACCACCACCCGCGTCACCGGCCGCGAGATGATTTCCAACCTCCTCAAGGGCAAGTTTTGA
- a CDS encoding hypothetical protein (related to Dictyostelium protein kinase): protein MTASPRSEAAASDDESRSSPAAADGKSLVSRTAADDDDTQMAADDEPEATSEKPARGKGKGSQAKDVNGSHLVGKIRHLKKEDGEPLWREDIQYDFLRAVFDDERKVFTNSYDAELGKQTFADLYIDTMSRSSKTSKVLRDKLLSDREAAKGMAMVCLLVNVGRMNTTLNCRSPAPPPPSPLPSLRRRRAEARRLPTDAEPVFPEMRAQLRTYHAIPSLQAQQDPHAYKQLQDAPRLKSILKGGAEDRPEPGSLDKIKHLESAPRTNPVNLIFVMCNGAQKIAELHFPEDQEFHDLIMKTNCTSASRAGAFLWLMWFYLESDFTEEGCEENPFGAGVDYGLDVANQGVPRLELMTEEEMALENVDTADEIEFGREKQKTRAKILELDQAYLNERETKRQKLRPPISDDGPAILPRIRPSKHESDVDSTRSTPPPRPLGRGGASSRRGLPLKYQIFEGSSPARHGSEGVVARKPRPPTAHQLAVERNRNERVEYILDRGLRRQHHKGRKARRQEGAIFRAYRRIQASDDPFDDSDDEDGPRNLVANVDKAAATFRETGIGGLCLLKAEEDDYGEEVSSYAAALRRATRRMARWRGREDKLGVVAPVKKRKLDDEAKAGDTPNKPNGDVAMGEAEADDADQTVTVHEDGDQGEGEGDGDGNGDGNRHGERNGEGNGEGEGEGEEDADDADKTEVMGDSDLD from the coding sequence ATGACGGCATCACCAAggtccgaggcggcggcgtcggacgaCGAGTCACGCAgctctcccgccgccgccgatggaaAGTCCTTGGTTTCCCGCACCGCGgcggacgatgacgacacccagatggccgccgacgacgagcccgagGCGACGTCGGAGAAGCCGGCTCGAGGCAAGGGAAAGGGATCGCAGGCCAAGGACGTCAACGGCTCAcacctcgtcggcaagaTACGGCATCTCAAAAAGGAAGACGGCGAGCCTCTCTGGCGAGAGGACATACAGTACGACTTTCTCCGGGccgtcttcgacgacgagaggaAGGTCTTTACCAACTCGTACGACGCGGAACTCGGCAAGCAGACGTTTGCCGACCTCTACATCGACACCATGTCACGGAGCAGCAAGACGAGCAAGGTGCTCCGCGACAAGCTGCTGAGCGAccgcgaggcggccaagggcaTGGCCATGGTGTGCCTGCTGGTCAACGTCGGCCGCATGAACACGACGCTCAACTGTCGGTctcccgcccccccccccccgtcccccctcccctccctccgccgtcgacgcgccgAAGCCAGACGGCTCCCCACTGACGCCGAGCCAGTCTTTCCCGAGATGCGGGCGCAGCTGCGGACCTACCACGCCATCCCGTCCCTGCAGGCGCAGCAGGACCCCCACGCCTACAAGCAGCTGCAGGACGCGCCCCGGCTCAAGTCGATCCTCAAGGGCGGTGCCGAGGATCGACCGGAGCCGGGTTCGCTGGACAAGATTAAACATCTCGAGAGCGCGCCTCGGACGAACCCGGTGAATCTCATCTTCGTCATGTGCAACGGCGCGCAGAAGATTGCCGAGCTGCACTTTCCCGAAGACCAAGAGTTCCACGACCTCATCATGAAGACGAACTGCACGAGCGCCTcccgcgccggcgccttcCTCTGGCTCATGTGGTTCTACCTCGAGTCCGACTTCACCGAGGAGGGCTGCGAGGAGAACCCGTTCGGCGCCGGGGTCGACTACGGGCTCGACGTGGCCAACCAGGGCGTCCCCCGCCTCGAGCTcatgacggaggaggagatggcgcTGGAGAACGtcgacacggccgacgagatcgagTTTGGGCGCGAGAAGCAGAAGACGCGGGCCAAGATCCTGGAGCTCGACCAGGCCTACCTGAACGAGCGGGAGACCAAACGGCAGAAGCTGCGGCCGCCCATctcggacgacggcccggCCATCCTTCCGCGCATCCGACCGTCGAAGCACGAGTCGGACGTCGACAGcacgaggtcgacgccgccgcctcggccgctcggTCGGGGCGGCGCCTCGAGCCGGCGTGGCCTGCCGCTCAAGTATCAGATCTTCGAGGgctcctcgcccgcccgccacgggtccgagggcgtcgtcgcgcgGAAGCCCCGCCCCCCGACGGCGCACCAGCTCGCGGTGGAGCGGAACCGGAACGAGCGGGTCGAGTACATACTGGACCGCGGCCTCCGCCGACAGCACCACAAGGGCCGCAAGGCACGCCGGCAGGAAGGCGCCATCTTCCGCGCGTACCGGAGGATACAGGCGTCTGACGATCCCTTtgacgacagcgacgacgaggacggcccGCGCAACCTCGTCGCGAACGTcgacaaggcggcggccacgttTCGCGAAACCGGCATCGGAGGCCTCTGCCTGCTaaaggccgaggaggacgactACGGCGAGGAGGTCAGCTCGTACGCCGCGGCCCTGCGGCGGGCGACGCGGCGCATGGCCCGTTGGAGGGGCCGGGAAGacaagctcggcgtcgtcgcgccggTGAAGAAGCGaaagctcgacgacgaggccaaggccggcgacaCGCCCAACAAGCccaacggcgacgtcgccatgggagaggccgaggcggacgacgccgaccagaCCGTGACCGTccacgaggacggcgaccaaggggagggggagggcgacggcgacgggaacGGCGACGGGAATCGACACGGAGAGCGGAATGGGGAGGGAAAtggggaaggggaaggggaaggggaggaggatgccgacgacgcggacaAGACCGAGGTCATGGGGGACTCGGACTTGGACTGA